The Aestuariibaculum lutulentum genome segment CATTTAAAAGCTGTTTAAATGAAGTTTTAACCTTTTCAAGATCTTCCTGATTAACCATAGACATCAGGTTATAACCAATTCCGTCTCCATTAAAGTCTAGTATATTTCGGGCGCTTTCATTCATTTTAAGAATGTTTCCCGATAAGTCCATTATAAGGTAAGCATCGATAATACTTTCACACCCAACCCTCAGGCCATTTTCAGTATTATCTAATCGTTTTTTAACTTCAGACAATTCGGTTTCTGCAGAAATACGCGCAGCCTTTTCTTCAGCTAATTGCTGTTTTAATATGTCAATCTCATCTTGACGCATTAATATTGGTATTAAAAATTAGGGTATGAGGTTTTATTTCTATTAGTAAAGTAACGATTATTGCACGAGAATTGAAAGATAAAACGTAAGATTTACTTTATAAATTTATACAGAATAACAATAAGGTCTATAAATGAAGAATTTACCTTAAACCCTGATAAGCTCATTCATGCTCCAGTATTTCAATAAGCTTTCAATTTTTAAAACATACTCGTCGTACTTTAACGGCTTTAAAACATATCCTGCGATGCCAATTTTATAGCATTCTAACAAATCTTTTTGATTACTTGACGTGGTTAGAACAATAGTAGGAACATACCTTAAAACATCATTATTTTTAAGAATAGTTAAAAACTCAATACCGTTTATTTTCGGCATATTTAAGTCTAACAAAATAATGTCTGGAAGATTATTTTTTTGTTCTAAAAAAATAAGCGCATCTTCTCCGTTATGCGCTTCTATAATATTATGATTTAGATTTAAAGACGAAATTGCCCTATTCAATTTCATCACCTCGATGGCATCGTCTTCAATAAGTAATATGTTTAACACGTTGTTCATGAATAAATCCAATCAAAATGAACCTCAAATGTATAAGTAATTCGCACAAATAGCATTTGATTTCGTTAATTTCAATTTTAGTGTAGACGAATAGCTGAAAAGTGTCGGTGGATGGATTTTAAATTTTATTATTTCACAAATACCTTTTTTTCAAAACTGCTTTTAGGTGCTTCGCAAATGGAACATTCATACATTTCCGGTAAATTTTCAAAAGGTGTATTAGGAACAATATCCTGTGTAAGGTCTCCGTAAGCTGCATTATATATGGTTAAACAATCTTTACACTGATATACTTCCTCTTCACTAATGTCTTTAATGACATTAGTTTCTACTTCCTCTTCACGCTCCATTCCCAGTTGTTCAAAATATAATTTACTTAATTCCATAAGTAAGCCGGGAAGTTCAACCTTATCGACATCCTGAACATGCATGATGTATTCTCGTGTATTCGGATCGAAATTCTTGGCATACAATAAATTATAGGTATCTCTAATTATAAAATCACCTAAATTCTCTGGTTGCTTGTTTTTTTCAATAACAATTGATGTAAAATGATAGGTTTTACTCTCGTAATTAGAGATGCCAAAAGTTAGTCCATAGGTACTGATATCATTCTGATCGAAATTGGTAACCAGATACTTTTTAAGATTTAAAGCAGCTGCATCAAAAACCGGCAAATGCCAGTTTAATTCGAGCATAGAGTGACGTACATTAATACCATAACTTCCTAAAAAGCGTTCCCATTGTAATTTAAATTTCATTGGAATACCTTTTACAATAAAGGATTTCCACGGCGTAATTGAAATTTTACCAATTTTATTTTCGGCACATAAATCGCACATCGCCTTTAAAAACCTGATGTCGTAGCGGTTATTCCTCCAGTACAATCCTAACCAGTATTTATCACCAAAACGATTCATCCCTTCATAATATGGAAACGGATAAAAAGGCACTTCCAAAGGTCTGTCTACTGTTCTGTTATTGGTATCTACAGCATCACTAACCAGCTCAAAAAGGGTTTCTACATTTTCAGGTTCTTCAATTAAGACTTTTTCAATAGCGTGTTCTATTTTATCCATATCCCAACTATAAATCAAAGCCGGATACATCACTGTTTTTTTCCATTCTGGAAGTCTTACATACAAATACCAGTAATCTTCGTGCTCTGAGGCGATAAAGTTTACATTTCCAGTGAATAACGGCACCAGACGCTGCTTTGGGTCTGTAATATTGACGCGAAGTTTTAATTTATGCTTAAACTGCTCTAAAACATATAAATACCTATCACTTGTTAACCAGGAAGTACTTGGCAAAATATCAGCAGAAACATATGACGATACAATATTTTCC includes the following:
- a CDS encoding rubredoxin; this encodes MKIKTKESYRLRINGGVLSPGELKYICEAAEGLGLDAISFGSRQDIIFPEEIDESKFSQFDKIKFIKPKRDGMENIVSSYVSADILPSTSWLTSDRYLYVLEQFKHKLKLRVNITDPKQRLVPLFTGNVNFIASEHEDYWYLYVRLPEWKKTVMYPALIYSWDMDKIEHAIEKVLIEEPENVETLFELVSDAVDTNNRTVDRPLEVPFYPFPYYEGMNRFGDKYWLGLYWRNNRYDIRFLKAMCDLCAENKIGKISITPWKSFIVKGIPMKFKLQWERFLGSYGINVRHSMLELNWHLPVFDAAALNLKKYLVTNFDQNDISTYGLTFGISNYESKTYHFTSIVIEKNKQPENLGDFIIRDTYNLLYAKNFDPNTREYIMHVQDVDKVELPGLLMELSKLYFEQLGMEREEEVETNVIKDISEEEVYQCKDCLTIYNAAYGDLTQDIVPNTPFENLPEMYECSICEAPKSSFEKKVFVK
- a CDS encoding response regulator; translation: MNNVLNILLIEDDAIEVMKLNRAISSLNLNHNIIEAHNGEDALIFLEQKNNLPDIILLDLNMPKINGIEFLTILKNNDVLRYVPTIVLTTSSNQKDLLECYKIGIAGYVLKPLKYDEYVLKIESLLKYWSMNELIRV